The Deltaproteobacteria bacterium nucleotide sequence GGCAAGGTCATGGCGGCGAGGTGCAGGAAATGTGGAGGTACGCAGTTCCCTCCGCAGGTGGATTGCCCCCGGTGCCTGTCAGAGGACATGGAATGGATCGAGGTTTCGGGTACAGGGAGGCTGGTGACCTATACGGTTGTGCATTACGGGCCTATCGGCTTCGAGGATAGGGCTCCGTACATCCTGGCCCTGGGGGCCTTTGAAGACGGGGTGCAGATTCTGGCCGTCCTCGACAGTGACATGGCACAGGAAGACATCCGGATCGGCATGTCCCTGAAGGTGGTTCCGGTCCTTCTGCCACACAACCGGATCGCCTATCAATTCCAGAGCGCGGGGTAGGCCCGGGACGGCAAATCTTCGGATCGGCGAGCCGGGCAGAGATCTCGTGCGATCCTAAGCCTGGGGAATCCCGGGCGGCAGGTATACGGTTTGCAGAGAGAGGTCCAGTGCCGGGAATATAGAAAAGACACACTCCAGAGTAGAGAGGATGAATATGATGAATATGCAGAAAGAAAGAGATCCTGTCATTGTTCAAGCCTTGAGAACACCGATTGCCGACCATAGAGGCGTCTTTAAAGACGTCCCCGCTGAGAACCTGCTGGTGGTGCTGATCAAGGAGGTGATGAAGAGGTCCAAGATCGATCCCGAACGGATTGAAGATGCCATTTTTGGAAACTGCCAGGCCCATGAGACAGGCAATATGGCGCGCGTTGCAGCGCTAAAGGCCGGGTTGCCACTGTCGGTGCCCGGCATGACGCTGGAAAGGCAATGCACATCAGGCATGGAGGCGATTTCCCTTTCGGTCAATGGGATCAAGGTAGGCGAGGGGGATGTGTACCTGTGCGGGGGTGTGGAGAGCATGACGCGCAGACCCTATGTCCTGCCCAAGCCGCCCGAGGCCTATATGCGGGTCCCACCCAAGTTCGTTTTTCCCTTTCAGTTGTCACCCCCGGAAGTCGGCAATCCGCCCATGGGGATCACCGCAGAGAATCTCGCGGAGAAGTACGGTATCAGCAGGGAAGAGCAAGAGGTCTTCGCTCTCAAGAGCCATCAGAAGGCGGTAAGGGCCATCAAGGAGGGCCGGTTCAGGGATGAGATCGTGCCTGTTGTGGTCCCACAGAGAAAGGGCGATCCCATTGTGGTCGACACCGATACACATCCGAGAGAAGATACGAGCTTGGAAAAAATGGCGAGGCTTCCTCCGGTATTCAAGGAGGACGGAACGGTCACGGCCGCGACCTCGTCTCCTGTCACGGACGGCGCTGCCATCCTGATGATCGTGTCCAGGGCCGTAGCCGAATCCTGTCATATGGAAATCCTGGGTCGCGTGGTTTCCCACGCCGTTGTCGGAAATGACCCGAATATCATGGGAATCGGTCCTGCCTTTTCTATACCCAAGGCCTTGGCACGTGCCGGCATGACACTGGACCAGATGGACCTCGTGGAACTTAATGAGGCCTTTGCGGCACAATGCCTGGCCGTCCTGAAGGAATTGAAGGCAAAGGGGACACCCATAGACGAAGAAAAGCTGAACGTGAACGGCGGTGCCATCGCGCTGGGGCATCCTATCGCCGCCAGTGGCGCAAGGATCGTGGTGACCATGCTGCACGAAATGAAGCGCCGTGATGCGCGCTACGGCCTGGCCGCCTTGTGCGGGGGAGGGGGGGTATCAAGCGCCATGGTTATCGAACGAGAATCCGGGTGCTAGCCCGGCCCGGAACACAATACAGAGGGTGAAGGTATGAGAACTGCGGAAGAATACAAAAAGAGTCTTTTGTCCATGAAAAAGAACGTTTTCATGAATGGGGAACTGGTGGGCCGAGACGACCCTAGACTGGTGCCGGCGTTGAATACCGTTTGTGCGACCTATGATGCCCAGACGGACCCCGATCCCAAGATACGAGATCTGTGCACGGCCAAGTCCCATCTTAGCGGCGAGACCATCAGTCGTTTTGCCCACACGCACCGGAGCGTGGAAGATCTGATCAAGAAGCAGGAGATGACCCGGGTGCTTTGCCACAGAACGGGAACCTGCGTCTTGCGATGCATGGGGGTCGATGCCCTCAATGCCTTGAGTGTGGCTACGCACGAGGTGGACGTAAAAAAGGGGACCGATTACCACGAACGTTTTCTGAAATACCTTCGCTATTTTCAGGACAATGATCTTGCAGCCACCTGCGCCCAGACGGATGTAAAGGGTAACAGGAGGCTCAGACCCCATCAACAGGCCGACCCGGATCTGTATGTGAGAGTCGTTGAAAAGAGGCCAGACGGTATTGTGGTGAACGGGGCCAAGGCGCATATCACCATGGCGGCTATTGCAGAGGAATTGCTGGTGGTGCCGACCCGGGTCATGACCAGGGAGGATGCGGACTGGGCCGTGGCGTTCGCCATTCCTGCGGATACCGAGGGGATCCGTCTTTCCACCCTTGGGAAGTTCCCGGTGCAGAGAAAACGGCTTCTGGCTCCGTTTCCGACCTTTGGAAGCTGCGACTCCATGGTCATCTTCGATCATGTGTTTGTCCCCAACGAGCGGGTATTCATGTGCGGGGAATGGGAGTTCGCCGGGCGCCTGGCCCTGCTGTTCGCCCTCTACCATCGGCATTCCTACACCGGGTGCAAGCCTGCCATAACGGATGTCCTGATGGGAATGACCGCCCTGGTGGCCGAATACCTGGGAATCGAGCGAGCCCAGCATGTGCGCCACGCTCTGGTTGAACTGATTGCCGTGGCGGAACTGGTATTCGCTGCGGGTCTGGCTGCTGCTTATCAGGCCCACGAGACATCTTCCGGGACCTGGGAACCCGATGTGGTCTACTGCAATGTGGGGCGCCGCCATGCCGGCGTGAACATCTACGGCGAATATGAAAAGCTCTGCGAAATTGCAGGCGGGCTATGTGCCACGCTGCCCATGGAGGGAGATTTTTTCAATGACGAGATCAAGGATTTCCTCAATAAGTACATCATGCGCAAAAAGGAGATCCCGGCGGAACATCAGCACCGGCTTTACCGTCTGATCAGCGACTACATCGTATCGGCCCAGGCGGCAAGCAAACTGGTCAGTGGGGTTCATGGAGGCGGTTCCCCGATCATGGAAGAAATCGCCATTTACGGCAATTACGATATCGAATCCAAGAAGAAGATTGCCCGGTATCTGGCGGGCATCGAGGAGTGAAGCAAT carries:
- a CDS encoding aromatic ring hydroxylase — encoded protein: MRTAEEYKKSLLSMKKNVFMNGELVGRDDPRLVPALNTVCATYDAQTDPDPKIRDLCTAKSHLSGETISRFAHTHRSVEDLIKKQEMTRVLCHRTGTCVLRCMGVDALNALSVATHEVDVKKGTDYHERFLKYLRYFQDNDLAATCAQTDVKGNRRLRPHQQADPDLYVRVVEKRPDGIVVNGAKAHITMAAIAEELLVVPTRVMTREDADWAVAFAIPADTEGIRLSTLGKFPVQRKRLLAPFPTFGSCDSMVIFDHVFVPNERVFMCGEWEFAGRLALLFALYHRHSYTGCKPAITDVLMGMTALVAEYLGIERAQHVRHALVELIAVAELVFAAGLAAAYQAHETSSGTWEPDVVYCNVGRRHAGVNIYGEYEKLCEIAGGLCATLPMEGDFFNDEIKDFLNKYIMRKKEIPAEHQHRLYRLISDYIVSAQAASKLVSGVHGGGSPIMEEIAIYGNYDIESKKKIARYLAGIEE
- a CDS encoding thiolase family protein, which encodes MQKERDPVIVQALRTPIADHRGVFKDVPAENLLVVLIKEVMKRSKIDPERIEDAIFGNCQAHETGNMARVAALKAGLPLSVPGMTLERQCTSGMEAISLSVNGIKVGEGDVYLCGGVESMTRRPYVLPKPPEAYMRVPPKFVFPFQLSPPEVGNPPMGITAENLAEKYGISREEQEVFALKSHQKAVRAIKEGRFRDEIVPVVVPQRKGDPIVVDTDTHPREDTSLEKMARLPPVFKEDGTVTAATSSPVTDGAAILMIVSRAVAESCHMEILGRVVSHAVVGNDPNIMGIGPAFSIPKALARAGMTLDQMDLVELNEAFAAQCLAVLKELKAKGTPIDEEKLNVNGGAIALGHPIAASGARIVVTMLHEMKRRDARYGLAALCGGGGVSSAMVIERESGC
- a CDS encoding Zn-ribbon domain-containing OB-fold protein, with protein sequence MGFGNFGVVSYTKEAKVEPFVEWLVKGKVMAARCRKCGGTQFPPQVDCPRCLSEDMEWIEVSGTGRLVTYTVVHYGPIGFEDRAPYILALGAFEDGVQILAVLDSDMAQEDIRIGMSLKVVPVLLPHNRIAYQFQSAG